The Tenrec ecaudatus isolate mTenEca1 chromosome 14, mTenEca1.hap1, whole genome shotgun sequence genome contains a region encoding:
- the CLEC14A gene encoding C-type lectin domain family 14 member A: protein MRPAFALCLLWQALGPGLGRAEHPTADRAGCSASGACYSLHHATIQRLAAEEACSLRGGVLSPVSGGAELDAVRALLRAGPGPGGGSRALLFWVALERKKSSCTQASEPLRGFTWPPLDSGEPPAPAAGETLPWVEEPLRSCTVRRCAGLQAAGGVEPAGWKETRCHLRADGYLCKYQFQALCPAPRPGAASDWSYRAPFQLHSAALAFSPPGTEVSALCPGPLSVSAKCVAEEAGAHWEGLPSGDLLCPCPGRYLLAGRCAELSNCLDDSGGFTCECAAGFEVSQDGHSCVTTREGQPTPGEMQVVTEPTQVTAASQGSNTGPPTSHEKSGEIPLGSVPGSSEKSTPEIPEWEGRATTSTLPMPTRTNSQDPIPTSGSASPKFNSTSASTVGRTFDSSSMVVFILVGIAVIVLVILTLTVLGIFKFCFHKDPSSNPRKGPLTMPGADSETEGAALRSSPSHCAANGGKVGVCSLGEGPEGLSLVESSLGPEEV from the coding sequence ATGAGGCCGGCCTTCGCCCTGTGCCTTCTCTGGCAGGCTCTGGGCCCCGGGCTGGGCCGGGCCGAGCACCCCACGGCCGACCGCGCGGGCTGCTCCGCCTCCGGGGCCTGCTACAGCCTGCACCACGCGACCATCCAGCGGCTGGCGGCCGAGGAGGCCTGCAGCCTGCGCGGCGGGGTGCTCAGCCCGGTGAGCGGGGGCGCGGAGCTGGACGCCGTGCGGGCGCTCCTGCGGGCCGGCCCGGGGCCGGGAGGCGGCTCCCGGGCCCTGCTCTTCTGGGTGGCGCTGGAGCGCAAGAAGTCGTCCTGCACCCAGGCCAGCGAGCCGCTGCGGGGCTTCACCTGGCCGCCCCTCGACAGCGGCGAGCCGCCGGCGCCCGCGGCCGGGGAGACCCTGCCGTGGGTGGAGGAGCCGCTGCGCTCATGCACCGTGCGCCGGTGCGCGGGCCTGCAGGCCGCCGGGGGCGTGGAGCCGGCCGGCTGGAAGGAGACGCGGTGCCACCTGCGAGCCGACGGCTACCTGTGCAAATACCAGTTCCAGGCTCTGTGCCCAGCGCCGCGGCCCGGCGCCGCCTCCGACTGGAGCTACCGCGCGCCCTTCCAGCTGCACAGTGCCGCGCTGGCCTTCAGCCCCCCGGGGACCGAGGTGAGCGCGCTGTGTCCAGGGCCTCTCTCGGTCTCTGCCAAGTGCGTCGCGGAGGAGGCCGGCGCGCACTGGGAAGGGCTGCCCTCCGGAGACCTGCTCTGCCCCTGCCCGGGAAGGTACCTTCTTGCTGGCAGATGCGCCGAGCTCTCCAACTGCCTAGACGACTCCGGAGGTTTTACCTGCGAGTGTGCTGCAGGCTTCGAAGTGAGTCAAGATGGCCACTCTTGTGTAACCACTAGGGAAGGACAGCCGACCCCTGGGGAGATGCAGGTGGTCACTGAGCCAACACAGGTCACTGCAGCCAGCCAGGGGTCAAACACAGGACCACCCACGAGTCATGAGAAATCAGGAGAGATACCCCTGGGCTCTGTACCAGGCAGCTCAGAAAAGTCCACTCCCGAGATTCCTGAGTGGGAAGGCCGGGCCACGACGTCTACCCTGCCAATGCCCACCCGAACCAATTCCCAAGATCCCATCCCCACTTCAGGCAGCGCCAGCCCAAAGTTTAACTCCACATCTGCCTCTACTGTTGGCCGGACTTTTGACTCTTCTTCCATGGTGGTCTTCATACTTGTGGGGATAGCAGTTATAGTGCTGGTGATCTTGACCCTGACGGTGCTGGGGATTTTCAAATTCTGTTTTCACAAGGATCCTTCCTCCAACCCCAGGAAAGGGCCTTTGACCATGCCGGGAGCGGACAGTGAGACTGAAGGCGCCGCTTTGCGCTCCAGTCCCTCACACTGCGCAgccaatggaggaaaggttggggTCTGTAGTCTTGGGGAGGGGCCAGAGGGCCTCTCACTGGTGGAGTCCTCTCTTGGGCCTGAAGAGGTGTAA